From one Candoia aspera isolate rCanAsp1 chromosome 17, rCanAsp1.hap2, whole genome shotgun sequence genomic stretch:
- the SHC1 gene encoding SHC-transforming protein 1 isoform X3 — MDLLPKSKYTHLHNESSSSLDEGSGAAEGGLPPESLAAAPSLPSSQSSSSLSPMLPLGDPSSESEESPTTLCSFFPKMANLKLANPASLLSLRGFSRETGATEEPPAASPPDSVGTVGLFSQDMNKLSCGKKMRVEGGQLGGDEWTRHGSFVNKPSRGWLHRDDKVMGSGVSYLVRYMGCVEVLQSMRALDFSTRTQVTREAIGLVCEAVPSTKGAVRRRKPCGRALNSILGKTNLKFAAMPITLTISTSSLNLMASDCKQIIANHHMQSISFASGGDPDTAEYVAYVAKDPVNHRACHILECPEGLSQDVISTIGQAFELRFKQYLKNPPKLVTPHDRMAGFDGSAWDEEDDPPPDHQYYNDFPGKEPPLGGVVDLRLRDGAAAAQTPNNLGATLPVGQVAAGDYESKKPHSAAQGRDRCPPGRTEFFIDPSYVNVQNLEKMQQGVTSNGSVQRDLFDMKPFEDALRAPPPPAPPSHPPATMEEQLRQEPWYHGQMSRKESEKLLQANGDFLVRESTTTPGQYVLTGLQGGQPKHLLLVDPEGVVRTKDHRFESVSHLISHHMDNRLPIISAGSELCLQQPVERRQ; from the exons ATGGATCTCCTGCCAAAAAGCAAATACACCCACCTGCACAATGAATCTTCATCCTCCCTGGACGAAGGCTCTGGGGCCGCCGAGGGGGGGTTGCCCCCCGAGTCCCTCGCAGCTGCCCCGTCACTCCCCAGCTCTCAGTCCTCGTCCTCCCTCAGCCCCATGCTGCCTCTGGGGGACCCCTCCTCCGAATCGGAGGAGAGCCCCACCACGCTGTGCTCCTTCTTCCCCAAGATGGCCAATCTCAAACTCGCCAATCCGGCCTCCCTGCTCAGCCTCCGGGGCTTTTCCCGGGAGACGGGGGCCACCGAGGAGCCTCCTGCCGCTTCCCCGCCGGACTCAGTGGGGACTGTGGGCCTCTTTTCCCAGGATATGAACAAACTCAGCTGCGGGAAGAAGATGCGGGTGGAAGGCGGCCAGCTGGGGGGCGACGAATGGACGCGGCACGGCAGCTTCGTCAACAAGCCCAGCCGGGGCTGGCTGCACCGCGACGACAAGGTGATGGGATCCGGCGTCTCCTACCTCGTCCGG TACATGGGTTGCGTGGAAGTGCTGCAGTCAATGCGGGCGCTCGATTTCAGCACCAGGACCCAAGTCACGAG GGAGGCTATTGGCCTGGTTTGCGAAGCCGTGCCCAGTACCAAGGGAGCCGTGCGCAGGAGGAAG CCCTGCGGCCGTGCGCTCAACTCCATCCTCGGCAAGACCAACCTGAAGTTTGCCGCGATGCCAATCACCCTCACCATCTCGACCAGCAGCCTTAACCTCATGGCATCTGATTGTAAACAG ATCATTGCCAACCACCATATGCAGTCGATTTCCTTTGCCTCCGGAGGAGATCCG GACACAGCGGAGTACGTTGCTTACGTTGCCAAAGACCCCGTGAATCACAGAG CTTGCCACATCTTGGAATGTCCCGAGGGGCTATCCCAAGACGTCATCAGCACGATCGGGCAGGCGTTTGAGTTGCGCTTCAAGCAATATCTTAAAAACCCTCCCAAGCTCGTCACGCCACACGACAG GATGGCCGGGTTTGATGGCTCCGCTTGGGACGAAGAGGATGATCCGCCACCTGACCATCAGTACTACAACGATTTCCCTGGAAAGGAGCCACCCTTAGGGGGGGTGGTCGACCTGCGCTTGCGGGATGGGGCTGCGGCAGCCCAGACCCCCAACAATTTGGGAGCCACCTTG CCTGTTGGACAAGTGGCTGCTGGGGACTACGAATCCAAGAAGCCACATTCGGCCGCGCAAG GCCGGGATAGATGCCCTCCTGGCCGCACAGAATTCTTCATTGACCCCTCCTACGTTAACGTGCAAAATCTGGAGAAAATGCAGCAGGGCGTCACCTCCAATGGCAGCGTGCAGAGAGACCTCTTTGACATGA aGCCTTTTGAGGACGCCTTGCGGGCACCGCCACCTCCTGCTCCGCCATCCCACCCGCCGGCTACCATGGAGGAACAGCTCCGCCAGGAACCATGGTATCACGGTCAGATGAGTCGCAAAGAATCAGAAAAGCTGCTGCAAGCCAACGGGGATTTCCTGGTGCGCGAGAGTACCACCACGCCGGGCCAGTATGTGCTCACCGGGCTGCAGGGCGGGCAGCCAAAACATCTGCTTCTTGTCGATCCAGAAGGAGTG
- the CKS1B gene encoding cyclin-dependent kinases regulatory subunit 1, producing the protein MTHKQIYYSDKYDDEEFEYRHVMLPKDIAKLVPKTHLMSESEWRNLGVQQSQGWVHYMIHEPEPHILLFRRPLPKKLEK; encoded by the exons ATGACGCACAAACAGATCTACTATTCGGACAAATACGACGACGAGGAGTTCGAGTACCG GCACGTTATGCTGCCCAAGGACATCGCCAAGCTGGTTCCCAAGACCCACCTGATGTCTGAATCGGAGtggcggaacctgggggtccaaCAGAGCCAAGGCTGGGTCCATTACATGATCCACGAACCAG AGCCACACATCCTGCTCTTCCGAAGGCCGCTGCCAAAGAAGCTGGAAAAATGA
- the SHC1 gene encoding SHC-transforming protein 1 isoform X1, translated as MEYTDMNKLSCGKKMRVEGGQLGGDEWTRHGSFVNKPSRGWLHRDDKVMGSGVSYLVRYMGCVEVLQSMRALDFSTRTQVTREAIGLVCEAVPSTKGAVRRRKPCGRALNSILGKTNLKFAAMPITLTISTSSLNLMASDCKQIIANHHMQSISFASGGDPDTAEYVAYVAKDPVNHRACHILECPEGLSQDVISTIGQAFELRFKQYLKNPPKLVTPHDRMAGFDGSAWDEEDDPPPDHQYYNDFPGKEPPLGGVVDLRLRDGAAAAQTPNNLGATLPVGQVAAGDYESKKPHSAAQGRDRCPPGRTEFFIDPSYVNVQNLEKMQQGVTSNGSVQRDLFDMKPFEDALRAPPPPAPPSHPPATMEEQLRQEPWYHGQMSRKESEKLLQANGDFLVRESTTTPGQYVLTGLQGGQPKHLLLVDPEGVVRTKDHRFESVSHLISHHMDNRLPIISAGSELCLQQPVERRQ; from the exons ATGGAGTACACG GATATGAACAAACTCAGCTGCGGGAAGAAGATGCGGGTGGAAGGCGGCCAGCTGGGGGGCGACGAATGGACGCGGCACGGCAGCTTCGTCAACAAGCCCAGCCGGGGCTGGCTGCACCGCGACGACAAGGTGATGGGATCCGGCGTCTCCTACCTCGTCCGG TACATGGGTTGCGTGGAAGTGCTGCAGTCAATGCGGGCGCTCGATTTCAGCACCAGGACCCAAGTCACGAG GGAGGCTATTGGCCTGGTTTGCGAAGCCGTGCCCAGTACCAAGGGAGCCGTGCGCAGGAGGAAG CCCTGCGGCCGTGCGCTCAACTCCATCCTCGGCAAGACCAACCTGAAGTTTGCCGCGATGCCAATCACCCTCACCATCTCGACCAGCAGCCTTAACCTCATGGCATCTGATTGTAAACAG ATCATTGCCAACCACCATATGCAGTCGATTTCCTTTGCCTCCGGAGGAGATCCG GACACAGCGGAGTACGTTGCTTACGTTGCCAAAGACCCCGTGAATCACAGAG CTTGCCACATCTTGGAATGTCCCGAGGGGCTATCCCAAGACGTCATCAGCACGATCGGGCAGGCGTTTGAGTTGCGCTTCAAGCAATATCTTAAAAACCCTCCCAAGCTCGTCACGCCACACGACAG GATGGCCGGGTTTGATGGCTCCGCTTGGGACGAAGAGGATGATCCGCCACCTGACCATCAGTACTACAACGATTTCCCTGGAAAGGAGCCACCCTTAGGGGGGGTGGTCGACCTGCGCTTGCGGGATGGGGCTGCGGCAGCCCAGACCCCCAACAATTTGGGAGCCACCTTG CCTGTTGGACAAGTGGCTGCTGGGGACTACGAATCCAAGAAGCCACATTCGGCCGCGCAAG GCCGGGATAGATGCCCTCCTGGCCGCACAGAATTCTTCATTGACCCCTCCTACGTTAACGTGCAAAATCTGGAGAAAATGCAGCAGGGCGTCACCTCCAATGGCAGCGTGCAGAGAGACCTCTTTGACATGA aGCCTTTTGAGGACGCCTTGCGGGCACCGCCACCTCCTGCTCCGCCATCCCACCCGCCGGCTACCATGGAGGAACAGCTCCGCCAGGAACCATGGTATCACGGTCAGATGAGTCGCAAAGAATCAGAAAAGCTGCTGCAAGCCAACGGGGATTTCCTGGTGCGCGAGAGTACCACCACGCCGGGCCAGTATGTGCTCACCGGGCTGCAGGGCGGGCAGCCAAAACATCTGCTTCTTGTCGATCCAGAAGGAGTG
- the SHC1 gene encoding SHC-transforming protein 1 isoform X2: protein MNKLSCGKKMRVEGGQLGGDEWTRHGSFVNKPSRGWLHRDDKVMGSGVSYLVRYMGCVEVLQSMRALDFSTRTQVTREAIGLVCEAVPSTKGAVRRRKPCGRALNSILGKTNLKFAAMPITLTISTSSLNLMASDCKQIIANHHMQSISFASGGDPDTAEYVAYVAKDPVNHRACHILECPEGLSQDVISTIGQAFELRFKQYLKNPPKLVTPHDRMAGFDGSAWDEEDDPPPDHQYYNDFPGKEPPLGGVVDLRLRDGAAAAQTPNNLGATLPVGQVAAGDYESKKPHSAAQGRDRCPPGRTEFFIDPSYVNVQNLEKMQQGVTSNGSVQRDLFDMKPFEDALRAPPPPAPPSHPPATMEEQLRQEPWYHGQMSRKESEKLLQANGDFLVRESTTTPGQYVLTGLQGGQPKHLLLVDPEGVVRTKDHRFESVSHLISHHMDNRLPIISAGSELCLQQPVERRQ from the exons ATGAACAAACTCAGCTGCGGGAAGAAGATGCGGGTGGAAGGCGGCCAGCTGGGGGGCGACGAATGGACGCGGCACGGCAGCTTCGTCAACAAGCCCAGCCGGGGCTGGCTGCACCGCGACGACAAGGTGATGGGATCCGGCGTCTCCTACCTCGTCCGG TACATGGGTTGCGTGGAAGTGCTGCAGTCAATGCGGGCGCTCGATTTCAGCACCAGGACCCAAGTCACGAG GGAGGCTATTGGCCTGGTTTGCGAAGCCGTGCCCAGTACCAAGGGAGCCGTGCGCAGGAGGAAG CCCTGCGGCCGTGCGCTCAACTCCATCCTCGGCAAGACCAACCTGAAGTTTGCCGCGATGCCAATCACCCTCACCATCTCGACCAGCAGCCTTAACCTCATGGCATCTGATTGTAAACAG ATCATTGCCAACCACCATATGCAGTCGATTTCCTTTGCCTCCGGAGGAGATCCG GACACAGCGGAGTACGTTGCTTACGTTGCCAAAGACCCCGTGAATCACAGAG CTTGCCACATCTTGGAATGTCCCGAGGGGCTATCCCAAGACGTCATCAGCACGATCGGGCAGGCGTTTGAGTTGCGCTTCAAGCAATATCTTAAAAACCCTCCCAAGCTCGTCACGCCACACGACAG GATGGCCGGGTTTGATGGCTCCGCTTGGGACGAAGAGGATGATCCGCCACCTGACCATCAGTACTACAACGATTTCCCTGGAAAGGAGCCACCCTTAGGGGGGGTGGTCGACCTGCGCTTGCGGGATGGGGCTGCGGCAGCCCAGACCCCCAACAATTTGGGAGCCACCTTG CCTGTTGGACAAGTGGCTGCTGGGGACTACGAATCCAAGAAGCCACATTCGGCCGCGCAAG GCCGGGATAGATGCCCTCCTGGCCGCACAGAATTCTTCATTGACCCCTCCTACGTTAACGTGCAAAATCTGGAGAAAATGCAGCAGGGCGTCACCTCCAATGGCAGCGTGCAGAGAGACCTCTTTGACATGA aGCCTTTTGAGGACGCCTTGCGGGCACCGCCACCTCCTGCTCCGCCATCCCACCCGCCGGCTACCATGGAGGAACAGCTCCGCCAGGAACCATGGTATCACGGTCAGATGAGTCGCAAAGAATCAGAAAAGCTGCTGCAAGCCAACGGGGATTTCCTGGTGCGCGAGAGTACCACCACGCCGGGCCAGTATGTGCTCACCGGGCTGCAGGGCGGGCAGCCAAAACATCTGCTTCTTGTCGATCCAGAAGGAGTG